The proteins below come from a single Drosophila kikkawai strain 14028-0561.14 chromosome 3R, DkikHiC1v2, whole genome shotgun sequence genomic window:
- the pasha gene encoding microprocessor complex subunit DGCR8 isoform X2, with protein sequence MRMIPIIRLDWPAKSDASDKYAGEDGEDEEEPADGEGEEYDSSEFDDEEIENLLDEKLPDELRDSKRPKYEQRFKTVLEEKRLNHFEVLPEGWVQVTHNSGMPLFLHRKTRVCSASRPYFLGTGSARKHAVPLGAIPCLNYRRALEEETEAEQRKPTEESAAPVGVCPITGATATEAAPAKVMDGKENVAEDVDMKPDGLTAHMPAAKIVTVNENTQKESITPDQLNSYCQKLFKFKVIRVLRFRSWNARRKFIKNRKHIKNIQRPTLPDGTKLIKFPILAASGDGGAMNPRGRKEWIMNPNGKSFVCILHEYVQHALKTQPTYEFKELQNAATPYSATVSVNNLKYGTGYGTSKKQAKSEAARETLEILIPDVKDKITGNKDQKSGSAKKAQSDLSVFDDIRIEDPRVTEFCNKTTEPSPNAILLTCLQRNYGSDVQISQEINRTPNNKNEFTMTVGKHTAKVVCKNKREGKQLASQAILQILHPHIMTWGSLLRLYGNNSIKTFKEKKLEEQEITVLQSKAAVNQPNYAILDKLKCEMLKLCAKQESVLTKGTFVPPSDVDLPTSSGSNLNNVEL encoded by the exons ATGCGAATGATACCAATTATCCGGCTGGATTGGCCAGCCAAGTCAG ATGCCAGCGACAAGTACGCAGGTGAAGATGGCGAGGACGAAGAGGAGCCGGCCGATGGCGAGGGCGAGGAATATGACTCTTCCGAATTCGATGACGAGGAGATCGAGAACCTGCTGGACGAGAAGCTGCCCGACGAACTGCGCGACTCCAAGCGACCCAAGTACGAACAGCGTTTCAAGACTGTGCTCGAGG AGAAGCGCCTCAATCACTTTGAGGTGTTGCCAGAGGGCTGGGTGCAGGTGACCCACAACAGCGGCATGCCGCTCTTCCTGCACCGCAAGACACGCGTCTGCAGTGCCTCAAGGCCTTACTTTCTGGGCACGGGCAGTGCCCGTAAACATGCTGTGCCCTTGGGAGCTATACCCTGCTTGAACTATCGCAGAGCTCTGGAGGAGGAAACCGAGGCGGAACAGAGGAAGCCCACAGAGGAGTCTGCGGCGCCAGTGGGCGTGTGTCCCATAACAGGGGCCACAGCCACAGAAGCAGCTCCAGCTAAAGTCATGGATGGCAAGGAAAACGTAGCAGAAGATGTCGATATGAAACCCGATGGCTTGACAGCTCACATGCCAGCCGCCAAAATAGTCACCGTGAACGAGAACACACAAAAGGAGTCCATAACCCCAGACCAGCTGAACAGCTATTGCCAAAAACTCTTCAAATTCAAGGTGATTCGTGTGCTGCGATTCCGGAGCTGGAATGCTCGTCGCAAGTTCATCAAAAACCGCAAGCACATAAAGAATATCCAAAGGCCCACGCTGCCCGACGGCACCAAGCTGATCAAGTTCCCCATTTTGGCCGCCTCCGGCGACGGCGGAGCCATGAATCCGCGTGGCCGCAAAGAGTGGATCATGAATCCCAATGGCAAGAGCTTCGTGTGCATACTGCACGAGTATGTGCAGCATGCTTTGAAGACCCAGCCCACGTACGAGTTCAAGGAGTTGCAGAATGCAGCAACTCCCTATTCGGCCACCGTTTCGGTGAATAATCTCAAGTACGGCACTGGCTATGGGACCAGCAAGAAGCAGGCCAAGTCGGAGGCGGCTCGCGAGACCCTGGAGATACTCATACCCGATGTCAAGGACAAGATAACGGGCAACAAGGACCAGAAGAGCGGCAGTGCCAAGAAGGCGCAGAGCGATTTGTCT GTTTTTGACGACATTCGCATTGAGGATCCGCGGGTCACCGAGTTTTGTAATAAAACCACAGAGCCATCGCCTAATGCCATATTGCTGACGTGCCTGCAGCGCAACTACGGCAGCGATGTCCAGATCAGCCAGGAGATCAATCGGACGCCGAACAACAAGAATGAGTTCACCATGACTGTGGGAAAGCACACCGCCAAAGTGGTGTGCAAGAACAAGCGCGAGGGCAAGCAGCTGGCCTCCCAGGCGATCCTTCAG ATCTTGCATCCTCACATCATGACCTGGGGCTCACTGCTCCGGTTGTATGGCAACAACTCCATCAAGACCTTCAAGGAAAAGAAACTGGAGGAACAGGAGATCACCGTGCTGCAGAGCAAGGCTGCTGTGAATCAACCCAACTATGCCATTCTGGACAAGCTGAAATGCGAGATGCTAAAGCTGTGCGCCAAGCAGGAGAGCGTCCTCACCAAAGGCACCTTTGTCCCGCCCAGCGACGTCGATCTACCCACATCTTCGGGCTCCAATCTAAACAATGTCGAGCTTTAA
- the pasha gene encoding microprocessor complex subunit DGCR8 isoform X1, whose product MSEAVETKPAVATFPKETTGQPPVCKRPRLEDEEQELKVAGFSLSAIEEMRQTRDNELQSEPMDQQLRQFQVLDEVGYASDEADDSDASDKYAGEDGEDEEEPADGEGEEYDSSEFDDEEIENLLDEKLPDELRDSKRPKYEQRFKTVLEEKRLNHFEVLPEGWVQVTHNSGMPLFLHRKTRVCSASRPYFLGTGSARKHAVPLGAIPCLNYRRALEEETEAEQRKPTEESAAPVGVCPITGATATEAAPAKVMDGKENVAEDVDMKPDGLTAHMPAAKIVTVNENTQKESITPDQLNSYCQKLFKFKVIRVLRFRSWNARRKFIKNRKHIKNIQRPTLPDGTKLIKFPILAASGDGGAMNPRGRKEWIMNPNGKSFVCILHEYVQHALKTQPTYEFKELQNAATPYSATVSVNNLKYGTGYGTSKKQAKSEAARETLEILIPDVKDKITGNKDQKSGSAKKAQSDLSVFDDIRIEDPRVTEFCNKTTEPSPNAILLTCLQRNYGSDVQISQEINRTPNNKNEFTMTVGKHTAKVVCKNKREGKQLASQAILQILHPHIMTWGSLLRLYGNNSIKTFKEKKLEEQEITVLQSKAAVNQPNYAILDKLKCEMLKLCAKQESVLTKGTFVPPSDVDLPTSSGSNLNNVEL is encoded by the exons ATGTCGGAGGCGGTAGAGACCAAGCCTGCGGTGGCTACATTTCCAAAGGAAACCACCGGACAGCCACCAGTTTGCAAGCGGCCACGGCTGGAGGATGAGGAACAGGAGCTCAAGGTGGCTGGGTTCTCGCTGAGTGCCATCGAGGAGATGCGTCAGACGCGGGACAATGAGCTCCAGAGCGAGCCCATGGaccagcagctccggcagTTTCAAGTGCTCGACGAGGTTGGCTATGCCAGTGATGAGGCTGATGATTCAG ATGCCAGCGACAAGTACGCAGGTGAAGATGGCGAGGACGAAGAGGAGCCGGCCGATGGCGAGGGCGAGGAATATGACTCTTCCGAATTCGATGACGAGGAGATCGAGAACCTGCTGGACGAGAAGCTGCCCGACGAACTGCGCGACTCCAAGCGACCCAAGTACGAACAGCGTTTCAAGACTGTGCTCGAGG AGAAGCGCCTCAATCACTTTGAGGTGTTGCCAGAGGGCTGGGTGCAGGTGACCCACAACAGCGGCATGCCGCTCTTCCTGCACCGCAAGACACGCGTCTGCAGTGCCTCAAGGCCTTACTTTCTGGGCACGGGCAGTGCCCGTAAACATGCTGTGCCCTTGGGAGCTATACCCTGCTTGAACTATCGCAGAGCTCTGGAGGAGGAAACCGAGGCGGAACAGAGGAAGCCCACAGAGGAGTCTGCGGCGCCAGTGGGCGTGTGTCCCATAACAGGGGCCACAGCCACAGAAGCAGCTCCAGCTAAAGTCATGGATGGCAAGGAAAACGTAGCAGAAGATGTCGATATGAAACCCGATGGCTTGACAGCTCACATGCCAGCCGCCAAAATAGTCACCGTGAACGAGAACACACAAAAGGAGTCCATAACCCCAGACCAGCTGAACAGCTATTGCCAAAAACTCTTCAAATTCAAGGTGATTCGTGTGCTGCGATTCCGGAGCTGGAATGCTCGTCGCAAGTTCATCAAAAACCGCAAGCACATAAAGAATATCCAAAGGCCCACGCTGCCCGACGGCACCAAGCTGATCAAGTTCCCCATTTTGGCCGCCTCCGGCGACGGCGGAGCCATGAATCCGCGTGGCCGCAAAGAGTGGATCATGAATCCCAATGGCAAGAGCTTCGTGTGCATACTGCACGAGTATGTGCAGCATGCTTTGAAGACCCAGCCCACGTACGAGTTCAAGGAGTTGCAGAATGCAGCAACTCCCTATTCGGCCACCGTTTCGGTGAATAATCTCAAGTACGGCACTGGCTATGGGACCAGCAAGAAGCAGGCCAAGTCGGAGGCGGCTCGCGAGACCCTGGAGATACTCATACCCGATGTCAAGGACAAGATAACGGGCAACAAGGACCAGAAGAGCGGCAGTGCCAAGAAGGCGCAGAGCGATTTGTCT GTTTTTGACGACATTCGCATTGAGGATCCGCGGGTCACCGAGTTTTGTAATAAAACCACAGAGCCATCGCCTAATGCCATATTGCTGACGTGCCTGCAGCGCAACTACGGCAGCGATGTCCAGATCAGCCAGGAGATCAATCGGACGCCGAACAACAAGAATGAGTTCACCATGACTGTGGGAAAGCACACCGCCAAAGTGGTGTGCAAGAACAAGCGCGAGGGCAAGCAGCTGGCCTCCCAGGCGATCCTTCAG ATCTTGCATCCTCACATCATGACCTGGGGCTCACTGCTCCGGTTGTATGGCAACAACTCCATCAAGACCTTCAAGGAAAAGAAACTGGAGGAACAGGAGATCACCGTGCTGCAGAGCAAGGCTGCTGTGAATCAACCCAACTATGCCATTCTGGACAAGCTGAAATGCGAGATGCTAAAGCTGTGCGCCAAGCAGGAGAGCGTCCTCACCAAAGGCACCTTTGTCCCGCCCAGCGACGTCGATCTACCCACATCTTCGGGCTCCAATCTAAACAATGTCGAGCTTTAA